Proteins encoded by one window of Myxococcus guangdongensis:
- a CDS encoding ribonucleoside-diphosphate reductase subunit alpha: protein MNFETPVKPASAPMPVPPATPGQSGPSASTAPVAAPEPTQSEFAPTTMRVRKRNGTAESVDLNKIVRAVGKSCVGLSRVDVMRVATKTISGLYDGATTRELDSLSIQTAAALIVEEPEYARLSARLLATFIQKEVSNQDIHSFSQSVAAGHKHGLIADRLLQFVQANARKLNAAIDPSRNDLFEYFGLRTVYDRYLLKNPQTREVLETPQEFFLRVACALSGDNAREAIELYRLFSSLEYLPSSPTLFNSGTRHEQLSSCFLLDSPADDLDAIYRKYSDIAMLSKFSGGIGVGYHRVRARGSLIRSTNGHSNGIVPWLKTLDASVAAVNQGGKRKGACCVYLETWHADIEDFLELRDNTGDEARRTHNLNLSNWVPDLFMKRVETEGDWSLFDPKTVPHLTDLYGAEFEKAYVEAEASGLAMRKVKARDLYARMMKTLAQTGNGWMTFKDICNRKSNQTGRPENVIHLSNLCTEILEVTSQGETAVCNLGSLNLGRMVADGKFDFERLRANAQLALKQLDRVIDLNYYPIPTAADSNRRWRPVGLGLMGLQDVFFQLKLPFDSAEARALSKKISEEIYFAALTTSCELAEQFGAHPSFPETRAAKGELQFESWGVTPEDPARWEALRARIQQHGLRNSLMIAIAPTATIASIAGCYECIEPQVSNLFKRETLSGDFLQVNRYLVRDLQALGLWNESVRNRIKLAEGSVQDVTELPEHLRTVYRTAWELPMRSLIDMAADRGAFIDQSQSLNLFVETPNIGKLSSMYFYAWQKGLKTTYYLRSRPATRIAKATIAGNGATATAPVTPAPEAKAAKVTDAEAVACSLENPEACEACQ from the coding sequence GTGAACTTCGAGACGCCCGTGAAGCCCGCCTCCGCGCCCATGCCCGTTCCGCCCGCCACCCCCGGCCAATCCGGACCGAGCGCGAGTACGGCACCCGTCGCGGCCCCCGAGCCCACGCAGAGCGAGTTCGCCCCCACCACCATGCGCGTGCGCAAGCGCAACGGCACCGCCGAGTCGGTGGACCTGAACAAGATTGTGCGCGCCGTGGGCAAGAGCTGCGTGGGGCTGTCGCGCGTGGACGTGATGCGCGTGGCCACGAAGACCATCTCCGGCCTCTATGACGGCGCCACCACGCGCGAGCTGGACAGCCTGTCCATCCAGACCGCCGCCGCGCTCATCGTCGAGGAGCCCGAGTACGCGCGCCTGTCCGCGCGGCTGCTCGCCACCTTCATCCAGAAGGAGGTCAGCAACCAGGACATCCACTCCTTCAGCCAGTCGGTGGCGGCGGGCCACAAGCACGGCCTCATCGCGGACCGCCTGCTGCAGTTCGTCCAGGCCAACGCGCGCAAGCTCAACGCGGCCATCGACCCGTCGCGCAATGACTTGTTCGAGTACTTCGGCCTGCGCACCGTCTACGACCGCTACCTCCTGAAGAACCCGCAGACGCGCGAGGTGCTGGAGACGCCGCAGGAGTTCTTCCTGCGCGTGGCGTGCGCGCTCAGCGGCGACAACGCGCGCGAGGCCATCGAGCTCTACCGCCTGTTCAGCTCGCTGGAGTACCTGCCCAGCTCCCCCACCCTCTTCAACTCCGGCACCCGCCACGAGCAGCTGTCCAGCTGCTTCCTGTTGGACTCGCCGGCGGACGACCTGGACGCCATCTATCGGAAGTACTCGGACATCGCGATGCTGTCCAAGTTCTCCGGCGGCATCGGCGTGGGCTACCACCGCGTGCGCGCGCGCGGCTCGCTCATCCGCTCCACCAACGGCCACTCCAACGGCATCGTCCCCTGGCTCAAGACGCTGGACGCGTCCGTGGCCGCGGTGAACCAGGGCGGCAAGCGCAAGGGCGCCTGCTGCGTGTACCTGGAGACGTGGCACGCGGACATCGAGGACTTCCTCGAGCTGCGCGACAACACCGGTGACGAGGCCCGCCGCACCCACAACCTGAACCTGTCCAACTGGGTGCCGGACCTGTTCATGAAGCGGGTGGAGACGGAGGGCGACTGGAGCCTCTTCGACCCGAAGACGGTGCCGCACCTGACGGACCTGTACGGCGCGGAGTTCGAGAAGGCCTACGTGGAGGCGGAGGCCTCGGGCCTCGCCATGCGCAAGGTGAAGGCGCGTGACCTCTACGCGCGGATGATGAAGACGCTCGCCCAGACGGGCAACGGCTGGATGACCTTCAAGGACATCTGCAACCGCAAGAGCAACCAGACGGGCCGCCCCGAGAACGTCATCCACCTGTCCAACCTGTGCACCGAAATCCTGGAGGTGACGAGCCAGGGTGAGACGGCGGTGTGCAACCTGGGCTCGCTGAACCTGGGCCGCATGGTGGCGGACGGGAAGTTCGACTTCGAGCGCCTGCGCGCCAACGCCCAGCTCGCGCTCAAGCAGCTGGACCGGGTCATCGACCTCAACTACTACCCCATCCCCACGGCGGCGGACTCCAACCGCCGCTGGCGCCCGGTGGGCCTGGGGCTGATGGGCCTGCAGGACGTCTTCTTCCAGCTCAAGCTCCCGTTCGACTCCGCCGAGGCGCGGGCCCTGTCGAAGAAGATTTCGGAGGAGATCTACTTCGCGGCGCTGACCACCTCGTGCGAGCTGGCCGAGCAGTTCGGCGCGCACCCCTCCTTCCCGGAGACGCGGGCGGCGAAGGGGGAGCTGCAGTTCGAAAGCTGGGGCGTGACGCCGGAGGACCCGGCGCGCTGGGAGGCGCTGCGCGCGCGCATCCAGCAGCACGGCCTGCGCAACTCGCTGATGATTGCCATTGCGCCCACGGCGACGATTGCGTCCATCGCGGGCTGCTACGAGTGCATCGAGCCGCAGGTGTCCAACCTGTTCAAGCGCGAGACGCTGTCGGGTGACTTCCTGCAGGTCAACCGCTACCTGGTGCGCGACCTCCAGGCGCTGGGGTTGTGGAACGAGTCGGTGCGCAACCGCATCAAGCTGGCCGAGGGCAGCGTGCAGGACGTGACGGAGCTGCCGGAGCACCTGCGCACGGTGTACCGCACGGCGTGGGAGCTGCCCATGCGCTCGCTCATCGACATGGCGGCCGACCGCGGCGCCTTCATCGACCAGAGCCAGTCGCTCAACCTCTTCGTGGAGACGCCGAACATCGGCAAGCTCTCCTCCATGTACTTCTACGCGTGGCAGAAGGGGCTGAAGACCACGTACTACCTGCGCTCGCGTCCGGCCACGCGCATCGCCAAGGCGACCATCGCCGGCAACGGCGCCACCGCGACGGCGCCCGTCACCCCCGCGCCCGAGGCGAAGGCCGCCAAGGTGACGGACGCCGAGGCCGTGGCGTGCTCCCTGGAGAACCCCGAGGCCTGCGAGGCGTGCCAGTAA
- a CDS encoding methyltransferase domain-containing protein, with the protein MHHTFRRMGPSELLPRYIFAESLFARRRVLEVDAVASTGGESARFLLERGARAVVACDADVKAVSAAQKAHGGPTLRYRANIYDDFEPGSFDVVMVADLAPYVRAPELLAELARLVAKQGFLVGGLRNIAGLALPQLLEAEEGSPPPTYGLLLDALNVHFPQVEVATQSPVLGYQLAFEKGDGLQVDGSLVQTSEAAYFVVVAGLEPARVVDPTWVQLPPEPLAFTRAKLDEVVARAKSWEERSGRLKESLTRLRTELTEREEEVASLKPVLEDAREEVARLTAQLEQARGTPESQRERDDLAGKLRRRELELQVAHERLGDADRRLTAQRLEVEAAQRTQAEAGVQLLAGQETLRLERARREEQAASLEEARERLTAAYTQLRELQDELTTLRIDREKDRLVAERAGEQVEDRRRAADAARERELRIAEQYSAALAAVEHLKIGTARAEQSARDAAAALSLKEAELARATRELTEASLRATSAEGSRRDAEARLEALQAEGRGQETELVAAQAREARLTRELAALTEREALARATSQKLEESLHEAHERISGLEEERARVEAGLTGALEAERAQLQARLSALEGQLEAERAKAEALGEEARTEAAIRAETEARKRELEDERQALVRRVVELEAEVSSLSRSRREESARAEESETALQAAQADLETAREERDSTAALAARVGGELDQEREARAAVEDALRVSRGKLESATQRLVEAEATLARTREALDAEVARRAALEAALAEVQATLEAERDGRLKSGSALEVLRAELEAEKGRRESSEAALAEAEAGLSEARQALAQSREALDAEAERRARWEAALGDVQVQLQTEFQRRARAEESLAEVQGRLQGEGQQRTHVEGTLAEAQARLQEEAERRGQVEAMLAELRVELSRESDAKARVEASLRAERSRVEAALAEAEARLRSEGEEKARVAELLAEARERALKEAEDRARVEASLVEAESRASEVEAELAETTARVQREADAKARIEASLAEAEERARKGGEDKARVEESLADVAARVRREAEDRARIEVALAEAEARALKEAEGRARVEAALAEVEARALNAAEDRARVEAALSEAEARALKEAEDRARVEAALSEAEARALKEAEDRARVEASLAEVEARARTEAEEKARVEVSLSEVEARARTEAGEKARVEAALAEVEARAQREAEARAQVEAALTEAHARALTEAEERARAEARAQKESEDRARVEAELAEVEARALREAEDRARVEAVLAEVEARAQADQSRVETSLSEVEARAKTEAEDRARVEAALSEVEARAKTEAEDRARVEAALIEVEARARTEAEERARVEAALVEVEARARTEADEKARVEAGLEAALARIAEVEALRARAEEALAAARLQLETEVEQRTRESASLAQAREALEQGELQSQASLAEARRLLTAEREAREALVTELASEREALSAARAELETERQERSDGEAGLARVHERLDAEQRARSEAEASLARTRDSLSAEESARAEMEASLAQVRAALATEQEGGQATLAELTREREALTQARAELSVREERLTELTTREQSLRESVERLETERAQVEASTLAQREALEARLASLETSLGASEAAKRAVDAQLSERDWTLQELQTQMERLREQVREGEARATQLSEAATVREAELEKTEDTLEATRQEVLGLRGELTHLLAARQEVMRLGMELQRAMAALHERGQHLTRLDAELVDARERLVAQRENAELLMVQLETARRFAGKATAMESTLESERAELARVTETARTEQERAATLEARLRETTEALEQARADWDARLADLTAHLETHQSARGTLDARLAETTAQLDTERAERTALDARLSETTSQLDTERTERGALETRFAEVTSQFDTERTERTALESRLTQTSEQLEAHRVELAELSSRLTESTALLEAARTGRSELESQLDTERSDKATVESRLNDTASQLDTERAGRVELASRLSDLESSTASLREELDVRLAEKATLEARLAEATTGFESRRAELEERLSGLESAATQSATSLQSLQERATRAEAERERLQSDLTVARAARVRLEGRITAMETASTDAVRLLDTERAERTRLSESLDEARRQLQQKDGSTSDRLATLRTELTRLQDQAQALTAEKQELLKDRYERERLESLVKDQQARLSSIEAERNELLAATEELKASSQPEAVLEMAAEMEHLQSLVDSLQTQLEAQETELATLRRQTARTGANPVQDIYERANAELKAVKSELSRRTGVVHTPPGGIPVRTPTIPQVKPPRTAVPALDMPDPTPPKKADERE; encoded by the coding sequence ATGCATCACACATTCCGTCGCATGGGGCCCAGTGAACTGCTGCCCCGCTACATCTTCGCCGAGAGCCTCTTCGCGCGCCGCCGGGTGCTGGAGGTGGACGCGGTGGCCTCCACCGGAGGCGAGAGCGCGCGTTTCCTCCTGGAGCGGGGTGCCCGCGCGGTGGTGGCGTGCGACGCGGACGTGAAGGCGGTGTCGGCGGCGCAGAAGGCGCACGGTGGGCCCACGCTGCGCTACCGCGCCAACATCTACGACGACTTCGAGCCGGGCAGCTTCGACGTGGTGATGGTGGCGGACCTGGCCCCGTACGTCCGGGCGCCGGAGCTGCTCGCGGAGCTGGCGCGGCTGGTGGCGAAGCAGGGCTTCCTGGTGGGCGGCCTGCGCAACATCGCGGGGCTGGCGCTGCCGCAGCTGTTGGAGGCCGAGGAGGGCTCGCCGCCGCCGACGTATGGGTTGCTGCTGGATGCGCTCAACGTGCACTTCCCCCAGGTGGAGGTGGCCACGCAGTCCCCCGTGCTGGGGTACCAGCTCGCGTTCGAGAAGGGGGATGGGCTGCAGGTGGATGGCTCGCTGGTGCAGACCAGCGAGGCGGCGTACTTCGTGGTGGTGGCGGGGCTGGAGCCGGCGCGCGTGGTGGACCCCACGTGGGTGCAGCTGCCTCCAGAGCCCCTGGCCTTCACGCGGGCCAAGCTGGATGAGGTGGTCGCCCGCGCGAAGTCGTGGGAGGAGCGCAGCGGGCGGCTGAAGGAGTCGCTGACCCGGCTTCGCACCGAGCTGACGGAGCGCGAGGAGGAGGTCGCCTCGCTCAAGCCCGTGCTGGAGGACGCGCGCGAGGAGGTGGCCCGGCTCACCGCGCAGCTCGAGCAGGCGCGGGGCACGCCGGAGTCGCAGCGCGAGCGCGATGACCTGGCCGGGAAGCTGCGTCGGCGGGAGCTGGAGCTCCAGGTCGCGCACGAGCGGCTGGGGGACGCGGACCGTCGGCTGACGGCGCAGCGGTTGGAGGTGGAGGCGGCGCAGCGGACGCAGGCGGAGGCCGGTGTCCAGCTGCTCGCGGGGCAGGAGACGCTCCGGCTGGAGCGCGCGCGCCGTGAGGAGCAGGCCGCGTCCCTTGAGGAAGCTCGGGAGCGGTTGACGGCGGCGTACACGCAGTTGCGTGAGCTGCAGGATGAGTTGACCACGCTGCGCATCGACCGGGAGAAGGACCGGTTGGTGGCGGAGCGCGCCGGGGAGCAGGTGGAGGACCGCCGTCGCGCCGCGGACGCCGCTCGGGAGCGGGAGCTGCGCATCGCCGAGCAGTACTCGGCGGCCCTGGCGGCGGTGGAGCACCTGAAGATTGGGACGGCCCGGGCGGAGCAGTCCGCGCGCGACGCGGCGGCGGCCCTGTCCTTGAAGGAAGCGGAGCTGGCGCGCGCGACGCGGGAGCTGACGGAGGCGTCGCTGCGGGCGACGTCGGCCGAGGGCTCTCGACGGGACGCGGAGGCCCGGCTGGAGGCGCTCCAGGCGGAGGGGCGCGGGCAGGAGACGGAGCTCGTCGCCGCGCAGGCGCGCGAGGCCCGGCTGACGCGCGAGCTGGCGGCGCTCACCGAGCGCGAGGCGCTGGCTCGGGCGACGTCCCAGAAGCTGGAGGAGTCGCTTCACGAGGCCCACGAGCGCATCTCCGGATTGGAGGAGGAGCGCGCTCGCGTCGAGGCGGGGCTCACGGGGGCGTTGGAGGCGGAGCGGGCCCAGCTCCAGGCGCGGCTGTCGGCGCTGGAGGGGCAGCTCGAGGCCGAGCGGGCGAAGGCGGAGGCGCTCGGGGAGGAGGCTCGCACCGAGGCCGCCATTCGCGCGGAGACCGAGGCTCGCAAGCGCGAGCTGGAGGACGAACGTCAGGCGCTGGTGCGGCGGGTGGTGGAGCTGGAGGCGGAGGTCTCCTCGCTCAGTCGTTCCCGTCGTGAGGAGTCGGCGCGCGCGGAGGAGTCGGAGACGGCGCTTCAGGCCGCGCAGGCGGACCTGGAGACGGCGCGGGAGGAGCGGGACTCCACGGCGGCGCTGGCCGCGCGGGTGGGCGGTGAGCTGGACCAGGAGCGTGAGGCTCGCGCCGCGGTCGAGGATGCGCTGCGGGTGTCTCGCGGCAAGCTGGAGAGCGCGACCCAGCGGCTCGTCGAGGCCGAGGCCACGCTGGCGAGGACCCGAGAGGCGCTGGACGCGGAGGTGGCGCGGCGGGCGGCGCTGGAGGCTGCGCTGGCGGAGGTCCAGGCGACGCTCGAGGCCGAGCGGGATGGACGGTTGAAGTCGGGCTCCGCGTTGGAGGTGCTGCGCGCGGAGCTGGAGGCGGAGAAGGGGCGTCGGGAGTCCTCGGAGGCGGCGCTCGCGGAGGCCGAGGCGGGGTTGAGCGAGGCGCGACAGGCGCTTGCGCAAAGCCGCGAGGCGCTGGACGCGGAGGCGGAGCGGCGCGCGCGGTGGGAGGCGGCGCTCGGGGATGTGCAGGTCCAGCTCCAGACGGAGTTCCAGCGGAGGGCTCGGGCCGAGGAGTCCCTGGCGGAGGTCCAGGGGCGGCTCCAGGGCGAGGGCCAGCAGCGCACCCACGTCGAGGGCACGCTGGCGGAGGCCCAGGCTCGACTCCAGGAGGAGGCCGAGCGGCGTGGGCAGGTCGAGGCGATGCTCGCGGAGCTTCGCGTCGAGCTTTCGCGCGAGAGCGACGCGAAGGCGCGGGTCGAGGCGAGTCTCCGTGCGGAACGGTCTCGGGTCGAGGCTGCGCTGGCCGAGGCCGAGGCGCGGCTGCGTTCGGAGGGCGAGGAGAAGGCCCGTGTCGCGGAGTTGCTCGCCGAGGCTCGGGAGCGTGCTCTCAAGGAGGCGGAGGACCGGGCCCGTGTCGAGGCGTCGCTCGTGGAGGCGGAGTCTCGTGCTTCCGAGGTCGAGGCCGAACTCGCGGAGACGACGGCGCGCGTCCAGCGGGAGGCCGATGCGAAGGCTCGCATCGAGGCGTCGCTCGCGGAGGCTGAGGAGCGGGCTCGCAAGGGGGGGGAGGACAAGGCCCGGGTCGAGGAGTCGCTCGCCGACGTGGCCGCGCGAGTCCGGCGCGAGGCCGAGGACCGTGCTCGCATCGAGGTGGCGCTCGCCGAGGCGGAGGCCCGGGCGCTGAAGGAGGCTGAGGGCCGGGCTCGTGTCGAGGCTGCGCTTGCCGAGGTCGAGGCCCGTGCTCTGAATGCGGCTGAGGACCGGGCTCGTGTCGAAGCGGCGCTCTCCGAGGCGGAAGCTCGGGCTCTGAAGGAAGCTGAGGACCGGGCTCGCGTCGAAGCGGCGCTCTCCGAGGCGGAAGCTCGGGCTCTGAAGGAAGCTGAGGACCGGGCTCGCGTCGAAGCTTCGCTGGCCGAGGTCGAGGCTCGGGCTCGGACAGAGGCTGAAGAGAAGGCTCGCGTCGAAGTTTCGCTCTCCGAGGTCGAGGCCCGTGCTCGGACCGAGGCTGGAGAGAAGGCTCGCGTCGAAGCCGCGCTCGCCGAGGTCGAGGCCCGTGCTCAGCGGGAGGCCGAAGCGCGGGCGCAGGTCGAGGCGGCGCTCACCGAGGCGCACGCTCGTGCCCTGACGGAGGCGGAGGAGCGGGCTCGGGCCGAGGCTCGTGCTCAGAAGGAGTCCGAAGACAGGGCCCGTGTCGAAGCCGAGCTCGCCGAGGTCGAAGCTCGTGCTCTGCGCGAGGCCGAAGACAGGGCGCGTGTCGAAGCTGTTCTCGCCGAGGTCGAGGCCCGGGCTCAGGCGGACCAGTCTCGTGTCGAGACCTCGCTCTCCGAGGTCGAGGCTCGCGCCAAGACGGAGGCCGAGGACAGGGCTCGGGTCGAAGCCGCGCTCTCCGAGGTCGAGGCTCGCGCCAAGACAGAGGCCGAGGACAGGGCTCGGGTCGAAGCCGCGCTCATCGAAGTCGAGGCTCGTGCCCGAACGGAGGCCGAAGAGAGAGCCCGTGTCGAAGCCGCGCTCGTCGAAGTCGAGGCTCGTGCTCGAACGGAGGCCGACGAGAAGGCTCGCGTCGAGGCGGGGCTCGAGGCGGCGCTGGCTCGCATCGCTGAAGTCGAGGCGCTGAGGGCTCGCGCGGAAGAGGCGCTGGCCGCGGCGCGACTGCAGCTCGAGACGGAAGTCGAGCAGCGCACCCGGGAGTCCGCGTCACTGGCGCAGGCTCGCGAGGCGCTGGAGCAAGGCGAACTCCAGTCCCAGGCCTCGCTGGCGGAGGCTCGCCGGTTGCTCACCGCGGAGCGGGAGGCTCGTGAGGCACTGGTCACCGAGCTGGCCTCGGAGCGAGAGGCGCTGTCCGCCGCTCGCGCGGAGCTGGAGACCGAGCGTCAGGAACGCAGTGACGGTGAGGCCGGTCTTGCGCGCGTCCACGAGCGACTCGATGCCGAGCAGCGCGCTCGCTCTGAAGCGGAAGCGTCGCTGGCTCGCACCCGGGACTCGTTGTCCGCCGAGGAGTCAGCTCGCGCTGAGATGGAAGCCTCGTTGGCCCAGGTTCGCGCGGCCCTCGCGACCGAGCAGGAGGGTGGACAGGCGACTCTCGCGGAGTTGACGCGTGAGCGTGAGGCCCTGACCCAGGCCCGCGCGGAGTTGTCCGTCCGCGAGGAGCGCCTGACGGAGCTCACGACGCGCGAGCAGTCGCTGCGTGAGTCCGTGGAACGCCTGGAGACGGAGCGCGCCCAGGTGGAGGCTTCGACCCTGGCGCAGCGCGAGGCACTGGAGGCCCGACTGGCTTCGCTCGAAACGTCCTTGGGAGCGTCCGAGGCCGCGAAGCGCGCGGTGGATGCCCAGCTCTCCGAGCGGGATTGGACGCTGCAAGAGCTGCAGACCCAGATGGAGCGTCTGCGGGAACAGGTGCGCGAAGGCGAGGCCCGGGCCACGCAACTGTCCGAGGCCGCCACCGTGCGCGAGGCGGAGCTGGAGAAGACCGAGGACACCCTGGAGGCCACCCGCCAGGAGGTGCTGGGCCTTCGCGGTGAGCTGACCCATCTGCTGGCCGCGCGTCAGGAGGTGATGCGCCTGGGGATGGAGCTCCAACGCGCCATGGCCGCGCTGCACGAGCGTGGGCAGCACCTCACGCGTCTCGACGCGGAGTTGGTGGATGCTCGCGAGCGGCTGGTGGCCCAGCGCGAGAACGCCGAGTTGCTCATGGTTCAGCTCGAGACGGCGCGGCGCTTCGCGGGCAAGGCCACCGCCATGGAGAGCACGCTCGAGAGCGAGCGCGCCGAGCTGGCGCGTGTCACCGAGACCGCGCGGACGGAGCAGGAGCGCGCCGCGACGCTGGAGGCCCGCCTGCGCGAGACCACCGAGGCGCTGGAGCAGGCGCGCGCGGACTGGGACGCTCGGCTCGCTGACCTCACCGCGCACCTGGAGACACACCAGTCGGCCCGGGGCACCCTGGACGCTCGACTCGCGGAGACCACTGCGCAGCTCGACACCGAGCGCGCGGAACGCACCGCGCTCGATGCCCGACTCAGCGAGACCACTTCACAGCTCGACACCGAGCGGACTGAACGGGGCGCGCTGGAGACCCGGTTCGCAGAGGTCACGTCCCAGTTCGACACGGAGCGCACGGAGCGCACCGCACTGGAGTCCCGGCTCACGCAGACCTCCGAGCAGCTCGAGGCCCACCGCGTGGAGCTGGCCGAGCTGTCCTCTCGCCTGACGGAGTCCACGGCGCTGCTCGAGGCCGCGCGGACGGGGCGCTCCGAGCTGGAGTCTCAGCTCGACACCGAGCGCTCCGACAAGGCGACCGTGGAGTCTCGCCTCAACGACACCGCGTCGCAGCTCGACACCGAGCGCGCGGGCCGCGTCGAACTCGCCTCGAGACTCTCCGACCTGGAGTCCAGCACCGCCAGCCTGCGCGAGGAACTCGATGTCCGGCTCGCGGAGAAGGCCACCCTCGAAGCCCGACTGGCCGAGGCCACCACCGGCTTCGAGTCCCGCCGCGCCGAGCTCGAGGAGCGCCTCTCCGGGCTGGAGTCCGCCGCCACGCAGAGCGCCACCTCGCTCCAATCCCTCCAGGAGCGAGCGACGCGCGCCGAGGCCGAGCGCGAGCGCCTCCAGTCCGACCTGACCGTGGCCCGCGCCGCGCGCGTCCGCCTGGAAGGTCGCATCACCGCCATGGAGACCGCGTCCACCGACGCCGTCCGCCTGCTCGACACCGAGCGCGCCGAGCGCACCCGCCTCTCCGAGTCCCTCGACGAGGCCCGCCGCCAGCTCCAGCAGAAGGACGGCTCCACGTCCGACCGCCTCGCCACGCTGCGCACGGAGCTGACGCGCCTCCAGGACCAGGCCCAGGCCCTCACCGCCGAGAAGCAGGAACTCCTCAAGGACCGCTACGAGCGCGAGCGCCTGGAGTCGCTCGTGAAGGACCAGCAGGCGCGCCTGTCCTCCATCGAGGCCGAGCGCAACGAGCTGCTCGCCGCCACCGAGGAACTCAAGGCCTCCTCCCAGCCCGAGGCCGTCCTGGAGATGGCCGCGGAGATGGAGCACCTCCAATCGCTGGTGGACTCCCTGCAGACGCAGCTCGAGGCCCAGGAGACAGAGTTGGCCACCCTGCGCCGACAGACGGCGCGGACCGGCGCCAACCCCGTCCAGGACATCTACGAGCGCGCCAACGCCGAGCTCAAGGCCGTCAAGAGCGAGCTGTCCCGTCGCACGGGCGTGGTGCACACGCCTCCGGGCGGCATCCCCGTCCGTACGCCCACCATCCCCCAGGTCAAGCCGCCACGCACCGCCGTGCCCGCGCTCGACATGCCCGACCCCACGCCCCCGAAAAAGGCGGACGAGCGCGAGTGA
- a CDS encoding IF-2 protein: MNGAAQQGFGYRARRTFTRLLVFFLIIGLGGVVVFLLSQLNARTFTLAPVDGQLVVMKGRMAPMGAVPYRPGDPRLADAYAPIPLEGQDVMALTMNKYTERDEMDRALFPLLESLARPRINSEEPAKVEQGLYYLRRAEKLSGVTEEQRLTLQKLMTEVAFFQARQKLEDARRLVSDALVQLKLAAESQTRHARSAHQMLTVVTPPARELEEALRRAVHTLSGPQEPQQATPPAQPVQSPPPAPTPTSPEGAPEGASPTPPVDSGMDSGTTP, translated from the coding sequence ATGAACGGAGCGGCACAGCAGGGCTTTGGCTATCGCGCACGGCGGACCTTCACGCGGTTGCTCGTGTTTTTCCTGATTATTGGACTCGGAGGCGTGGTCGTCTTCCTCCTGTCCCAGCTCAACGCGCGCACCTTCACCCTGGCCCCCGTGGACGGCCAGCTCGTCGTCATGAAGGGCCGCATGGCCCCCATGGGCGCCGTCCCCTACCGCCCCGGCGACCCCCGGCTCGCGGACGCCTACGCGCCCATCCCCCTGGAAGGACAGGACGTCATGGCGCTCACGATGAACAAGTACACCGAGCGCGATGAGATGGACCGGGCCCTGTTCCCCCTCCTGGAGTCGCTGGCCCGCCCTCGCATCAACTCCGAGGAGCCCGCCAAGGTGGAGCAGGGCCTGTACTACCTGCGCCGCGCCGAGAAGCTCTCCGGCGTCACCGAGGAGCAGCGCCTCACCCTCCAGAAGCTCATGACCGAGGTCGCCTTCTTCCAGGCCCGCCAGAAGCTCGAGGACGCGCGCAGGCTGGTCAGCGACGCCCTGGTCCAGCTCAAGCTCGCCGCCGAGAGCCAGACGCGCCACGCGCGCAGCGCCCACCAGATGCTCACCGTCGTCACCCCGCCCGCCCGGGAGCTCGAGGAGGCCCTCCGCCGCGCCGTCCACACCCTCAGCGGCCCCCAGGAGCCTCAGCAGGCCACCCCTCCCGCCCAGCCTGTCCAGTCACCCCCACCCGCACCCACACCGACCTCGCCGGAGGGGGCTCCCGAGGGGGCCTCACCCACGCCGCCGGTCGACTCGGGCATGGATTCCGGGACGACTCCCTGA
- a CDS encoding ribonucleotide-diphosphate reductase subunit beta → MLLEPGLNLTLRPMAYPVFFEMYRNAIKNTWTVEEVDFSTDLVDLRSKMTDAERHLIHRLVAFFATGDSIVGNNLVLNLYKHLNAPEARMYLSRQLYEEALHVQFYLTLLDTYVPDPGERAKAFAAIDNIPSIQRKAQFCMKWMDSIHDVDALKTKEERQRFLLNLICFAGCIEGLFFFAAFAYVYFLRSKGLLNGLAAGTNWVFRDESAHMGFAFECIQVARKEEPDLFDAKMERDVEAMIREAVECETQFAQDLLSGGVAGLSVQEMRGYLEYTADQRLQMLGISPVFKTKNPLSFMDLQDVQELTNFFERRVSAYQVAVGVGAAGDVVLDATF, encoded by the coding sequence ATGCTGCTCGAACCCGGCCTGAACCTGACGCTGCGTCCCATGGCGTATCCGGTTTTCTTCGAGATGTACCGGAATGCCATCAAGAACACCTGGACCGTCGAGGAGGTGGATTTCTCCACGGACCTGGTGGACCTCCGCTCGAAGATGACGGACGCGGAGCGACACCTCATCCACCGGCTGGTGGCCTTCTTCGCGACGGGCGACAGCATCGTCGGCAACAACCTGGTGCTGAACCTGTACAAGCACCTCAACGCGCCCGAGGCGCGGATGTACCTGTCGCGTCAGCTCTACGAGGAGGCGCTGCACGTCCAGTTCTACCTGACGCTGCTGGACACGTACGTGCCGGACCCGGGTGAGCGCGCCAAGGCGTTCGCGGCCATCGACAACATCCCCTCCATCCAGCGCAAGGCGCAGTTCTGCATGAAGTGGATGGACAGCATCCACGACGTGGACGCGCTGAAGACGAAGGAGGAGCGGCAGCGGTTCCTGCTCAACCTCATCTGCTTCGCGGGCTGCATCGAGGGGCTCTTCTTCTTCGCGGCCTTCGCGTACGTGTACTTCCTGCGCAGCAAGGGCCTGCTCAACGGGCTCGCGGCGGGGACGAACTGGGTGTTCCGCGACGAGAGCGCGCACATGGGGTTCGCGTTCGAGTGCATCCAGGTGGCCCGCAAGGAGGAGCCGGACCTCTTCGACGCGAAGATGGAGCGCGACGTGGAGGCGATGATTCGCGAGGCGGTGGAGTGCGAGACGCAGTTCGCGCAGGACCTGCTGAGCGGCGGCGTCGCGGGCCTGTCCGTCCAGGAGATGCGCGGCTACCTCGAGTACACGGCGGACCAGCGGCTGCAGATGCTGGGCATCTCCCCGGTGTTCAAGACGAAGAACCCGCTGTCCTTCATGGACCTGCAGGACGTGCAGGAGCTCACCAACTTCTTCGAGCGCCGCGTGTCCGCCTACCAGGTCGCCGTGGGCGTGGGCGCCGCGGGCGACGTCGTGCTCGACGCGACGTTCTGA